The Meriones unguiculatus strain TT.TT164.6M chromosome 3, Bangor_MerUng_6.1, whole genome shotgun sequence genomic sequence GGCCACTGGTCTAGTAGCGttctgctgtggtggtttgaatagggatGGCCCCGACAGACTCGTGTGTGCAGATGCGTGGCCCATGGgcagtggcactgttaggaggtgtggccttattggaggaagtgtgtcagtgtgaggcaggctttgaggtctcctatgctcaagctaagTCCAGTGTGACTCACAGTCTCCTgatgccttcagatcaagatgtagaactctcagctccttctccagcaccatgtgtgcctggatgctgccatgcttcccaccatgatggcaatggactaaaactctgaaaccCTAAGGCAGCACCAACTGTTTTCCTGTATAAGAgtcaccttggtcatggtgtctcttcacagcaataaaaccctgactaagacatcTGGCATCATGACATTGGCTTTTCAGTTACATTACAgaagctatttttttcttctgttcttttcctttttctttgttttttatttgtttgtttatttttggttttgttttttgagacatgatttctcttagctgtctgaaactcactgtagaccaagctggcctcaaactcagagatccgcccacctctgccttctgagtgctgggattaaaggcattaccaccactgcccagcctctAATTTATTTGTCATAGAGGAGAAATGGCTAGGTTTTTAGGGTTCAAGGGCAAGTATGAGGGCTTCGGATAAGGTCCATCTATTATCTTCATCTTACTAAGTGGGTGCCTGTATCCCAAAGTGTTTCAAAACTACAGAAATATTTCCCTGTGATCTCATAGTTGCCAGCATGAGATGCCTGAATGATCACCTCACTCTTTTTGCCAAAAATACTGCATAGCAGCCATCCTGTTTCTGGCTCTCTGTggtccctgcctcctccctggaGAGCTCATTCAAGTTCAGTCCAAAGGACACCCACGTTTTCTCTTTGGCTCCATCAGATCTTTGCGTTTCCCGACTTCAGTTCTCTGGGCTGTGGTGTAGAGCATTCATTGTCAGTGTGTCAGCCTCTGAGTTCCACACTGTTCTCACCAAGACAGTGAAACCACAGTACTGTCCCCCGAGGGTCTGACGAACAACTTGAAAAGCACCAGAAAACTTTCTACCATGCCTCTTCCCCAAGTCACTTGAAAAATAGGAAGGGATTTCTGCGTTTCCACCTTTCTATAAATCTAGAGGTCCAGGAAGACCAAGGCAACCATGTCCTTAGGTTCAGAAGGCATAAAATGCCAACACCTAGGACTCCTAAACAAAGTTATACTGACTTTGCAGCACTCCCGTGTGATCTGAAGTTAAGTCGAAATAAGAAGTGAAATCAAGTATCGGTCAAGCCAAGGGCACAGTGATTGGGGAACTAAGCAGCGCTCACACTTGTGGCCCCCGGGTCCCCCAGCCAGCTCCCTTCACGGGGGGATTCAGCCGGGAAGCTGCTGATGCCCAACGGGCTCTCTGCTGTGTCCCCACAGGTGCAGTGAACCTGCCGCTCGCCCTCACTCGTGGCACACCACCAAACTTGGGGAGAACCAGCCTGATGCCAGCATGATGCAGATATCTCAGGGCACAATGGGCCCTCCCTGGCACCAAAGCTACCATTCCAGGTGAGTGGCCACGGCTAGCACCCAAGGGTTTCTCTCCTTCAAAGGTCATGTTCTccccaccattaaaaaaaaaaaaaaaagaaaaagagtcttTTTCTTCATCCCCTTAAACTGCTAACCATGTGGGTGACTCATCCTTACGTCACATCCTGAACTAGATTGGTGAGGGGAGGCTGGAAATAGTTTGATGGTGGCTGGTCACTCAAGTTATTTATGGAACCCATTCCTAGTCAGCTGTTTCTCAATACCTATTATAATCCCATATTTGAAAATCTGACAGACTGCTTTCCCGGGTGCTGCAATGTCCTGTCTGCACTCCTCAAAAATTATACTTACAGCTAAATTGATGAAGTTGCTATATTTAAATGTCccacttggtatttttttttttttcttcttccatcaaAGCAACTCACCTAGCTTGGCCCTGCAGCAGAAAACAAAGGCGGGGGTTTTCCCAGTGACACATGATTTTACGTCGTCCCTTCATTTCCCTGTCCTGCATGTAGTACTGTTTTAGAGAGTACAGGAGCTTACCCCATTTTACAGAACAGTAAGTTGAAGGGTGCAAAATTTAGTTGCTCCTGAGTCTGGCCAGCCGATCGGTATGTGAGGCAGGCCAGGTCTGAGCCAGGTGCCACGGCTTTTGCATGAGGCTGCTAGGTCGCACTTCTGCCTCCTGATCCCTCTGGTGCCCGCTAAGGTTGTTCAAGAACCAACAGAGCCGCCCTAATGTGGCCGCCGAAGGGAAACCCGGCCTTCCACAGCTGAGAGGacctggggaaaggaaaggagatgcAAACCCAGACCCTCAGACATGCTGAGGGAAAACTAAGTCAGGACTCCCCCACATCAGCCGCAGGCACAAGCCAGCGTCCACATGGCCCTGAGGACGCAGGCTTTTCGAGGTATTGTTTCTCGAGCCGTGCAGGGACAGGGCAATGGTAGGGAGGTGGGAAGGCACTGCAACCTATGTAAAAGTGAGGTGCAGGCAGTGGTGTTTGCGTGTGCACGTGTGCTAACGAGAGCCGCTAGGAAGCTTCTGGAAGCACTCTTTCACAGATGGTGAAAGATAGGACTCAGTTGGAGCCCCTAAGGCTCACGATTTGCTCAAAGGCCAATCATAGCCCTCTCAGTGGCAGACATAGGATAAGCCTCCTCTGTCATATCGGAGTAAGCGTCAGGCCACAGGAAGACGTGATTCTGAGCTACTTTCCTCCCTCTAGACACCCCTGGCTTCCCGGTCCCTTAGGTGGACCAGGTGGCACCACCTGAGCCATCTGTTCCGGAGAGCAGCCCCTCCCGCAGTGCACCGCTCCCAGTGAAGATACACAGATCTTGCCTTACAGGGCTGTAAGTGTGCGCACCGAGCAGGAGCGTGAGGTTCCGCCGGTGACCTCGGTTTCCCTGTCTTTCTTCACCTGCTCATGAGCAGGAGCACTCCTTGATCTTGGCTTCCTTTCCTCAAAAATGAAATTAACGACAACCTATGTCAGTGGGTCATCGTGAGCATCATATAGAGGAACGCACGCAACTCCTAGAACACAGTAAGCAACCTGTGCGTGACAGTTGTGATAGTCAGGCTGGGAATTTAGGGGTCCAGTGAAGCCTGCCCGCGAAAGAACTTGGCATAAAGCAGAACACTTATGGGTGCAGGTGTGTCTTAATAGAGTGCCAGTGGGTGGTGGGGTCTTTAGAAGCCCAGCCCCTCGCTTCCTTAGGAAGCCTTAAATCTGAACTCATATATACTGACCCTGTATCAGAAATCAGACTGTTGCAGTCACTGTGCTGAACACCTGCTTGCAGTCACTGTGGGGGGCTCCGCAGGACTCGGGACTGGGGGAGTTGGCATCAAAATCTCTGGGCCACGCTACTCCTCTCCCCTTTGACCTAGTCTCCAGAAGGGGGCTTAGAGGCCAAACTGTGCTTGCACTGTGTCTCCCTGCCCCTTTGATGCAGACCTGTCACTAAAGCCCTGTGTGACCGGGGGTGAAAAGCAAGCTCAGATTACCCAGAATGCTGCAGGGCTAGCGTCCTCTTCCGTCTCagcccaggcctgcctctgcaGCTCTGTCACAGGGTGTCCCCTCCCTCTCAGCCTACTCATGGTCGCATAGTGGCGACTGCAGCTGGACCAGGACTGCTGCTGTGTCCCTAGGCTCACGGCGGCATCTAGGGATCTAGTGTGCCAGGTCAGTGGGCCGGCTTCCTTCTGACGGCTTGAATTCAGTCCCCCAAGCCGGATTTCACCTCTGACTTCAAGGCTCTTTTTCTCCTGAAAACGGGAGGTGCAGGAGGGCCAGAGGCAGTGAGGGCAGTCAGCTTTAACTGTCTCTTAAGCGAGGTTGGATTTGGAACTGCCCCGAAGCCTGACGTTAGCTGCTTTCTGCCATGCCCTTGGCACCGTCTCTCTGCTGTTTTACCAAAGTGTCACTCAGTGGTTCTAAAGCATTCGAAGAGACTGAGGGCTGGAGAGCCGGCTCAGCCATtaaggctcacaaccatcaatagaAGAAGAGACCGTGAGGAGTCACGTGGTGTGCCTGAGAAGAGGCTGAGGTAGCACTGTCAAAACACTCACGTACCAGCACTCACTGAGAGGCCCATTCACCTGGCAAATGCGAGCACCACCCTCCTCCCTGAGTCTCAGATGGTCTTAGTGATGAGCATCCTTCCTAAAGACCTTATAAAAGCCTCACCTCGTGATACCATCGAAATGGAAGTCCGTTAAGTGTTCCTTGGCAGAAAGTTTCTAGAGTATCAAAAAAGTTTAGAAAACTTTGCTTAGTGTGTTTCCCCTCAGGGACAACACATGAACAATAGTTTACGGAAGACCCAGACGTCTGGTGGTAAACAGACTTGTTGAACTTTTAGCCCAGTGTTTTGCAAACAGATTTGATCATTTTTAGGAACTAGGATTCTGTGAGTACACGTCAGGAAATTTATCAtattctttctgtgtgtatgtgtgcttttcACAAGGTCTGAGCATTTAAAAATTgctctttaaattttttgagaaCTATTTTACTTTGtaagtatgagtgttttgcctgtgtgcacgcatgtggtgcacatgtgcctggtgccctcaggtCTTAAGACAttgccagatcctctggaactggagttgtggtgGTTGTAAGGTACCAGGTGGGTGGTTGGGGACCAagctcgggtcctctgcaagagcaacaagtgctcttaaccatcgcTTAAGTACACGaaatagagaggcagagaagaacaCTTGTGTCTGCCACAGAGTCAGCAAATGTCTTGTGTGTGCTCTAGTTCTTTAAACACCGTGGACAGAACTGAAGTTGTTTTCGCATAACCAAAGCTAGGCTGTGACGTCAAGTGGCACCAAGTgctctgaagaaaataaaagcagtgtTATAGGATGTAAGGAGAGCCAAGGTGATAGTTATTTTTGGAAGTCTTctgaagtagagggagggaagggggtgaGCCAGGCAAAGGGTACAAAGACTAAGGTACTGTCCAAGATGGGTGTAGACACCCTGTGTGTTTGAGCCATTGCCAGGAGGGTTGACCGGGCTGGGGTGAGTGAGCAAGGACAGCAGTAGACAGTGCAGTTAAGAGAAGTAGCCAGACTACGGTAAGGGCTCTGTCCCACCGAAGACTCGCTCCTTGATAGCAGGGCTGCCTGTGTTAGCATTGAAACTGTGGCAGGTTGGAGGATTTCATCCCTCATTGTTCCTCATCCCACCTCCATGAATGCATCTTAGAAGCAGGAACGTCAGAGCTAACAGAAATGAGGGGAAAGACTTACTTCCAGAGGCCAGCATCAGGGCCCATTTTCCTGTCCTTCACAAAGCAGGATGCTTCGCTCAATAAGTCgactttctctgaggagaaaaatTAGAGTGTATTGAGGCAAAATGCTGAGCATGTGTCCTTCTTGCCGACAAACGGGTGTTTTGTTGGCCCATCACTAGTTTTAACTCTGAACGTTGTCCTTTGAGTCTCTTCATAGATTCACTGGAGACATTCTAGCATAAAACATTATACACTTGGCCACTGTGACATTTACTTATATGAGATTTAGGAATATAACACACAATTTTAAATGcacttgaaatgaaatgaaatgaaaaacttAGGTAAGAACTCCTAATTTTCCTTTCTTGGAAGAATCACAGTGTTTAACATAAGGACATTGCtggttcatttttatttattccagtATGGCTTCTCCACAGGTATATAGTTtcgattcttttcttttctttctttcggttttttgagatagggtttctttgtgtagccctggatatcctggaactcactgtgtagaccagcttgccctcaaactcagagattcgcctgcctctgcctccaagtgttaggattaaaggcttgtaccaccactgGCTgtgagtctgtctgtctctttcttttttctttttggtgccGTTCATATGCTAGGCAAGGCTACCACCAAACTATACTCCTAGCCCAAGTATATTTCATAATAGATCATTTGAGATATATagttgttttgtctgcatatgtgtCTTTGACCATGTGAGTGGCGAGAATCAAGCCCGGTCCTTTGGAGGAACAGCTGGTGCTGaagctgccgagccatctctccagcccctgtagtACGTTATTAGAGTGGTTTTAAGCTCTTAGCAAAATTGAGAATGAAGCTACAAAGATTTCCcaaatcccccctccccccaacacacacatacatgttaaaTTTTACGATTGATTAtctaacaaaaacatttttttttttttttgaagcatcTTCCTAGGGCTTGAAGGGCCAGTATTGAgactctttccttcttccctaacAGGGAAGAGCTTAGAAATACAAAGGTCTTGCTCTCCTGAATGCAGGCTGAGGACAGCTTTGGTGAAGGAATTCAGCCTCGGGGACCTCCTGTGGCTGACTTCCTCTCtggcttccctctctccctttttttctccctctctccactcaCCAGCCTTTTCTGGCTCtaaatgacccccccccccccgtatttCTCCATTCAGCTTGGTGTTTAGCTTCTCCCCACAAACAAATTATCCCTACTAGTGTTGAGACTCCAGGAAGGTTGCCAGAGTCTAGCTCTTGACTCCTTAAAAAGGAAAGATATTAACTAAAATCATACGCGTGTGCTCCCCAAGTCCCCCAGCCTTTTACGTGCCTATTCGCTTACTAAGCGTTTCTCGTtttccaccccccccaccccccagtatGTACAATAGAGAATTTTCTCCTCTGtcactctcccttctcctcttcagtTCTGCCCCCACCTCCCGCATCTCTTGGCATGTTCAAAATGTCAATTACAGCCCATCAAGTTATGCTGCCTGTGCCCAAGGCCGCCCCTTTCTTCTGGTAAGCCTGGGTGATTAATTAGAGGCACATTGGGCAGTTAATCCTAGTGACAACACAGGCAAGCGGAACAAGCCCCGAATAAGGCCCTCTTTACCCGCCCTTCCGAAAATGGACCGTCTTGCATAAGAGTGATTTTATAAGCTGAGCCCTGGTGCCCGTGAGCCCACTAAGCAACTCCTCAGCCGACTGACTGTTTtgtctctcctcctcccagctcttCCACAAGCGACCTCTCCAACTACGAGCATGCTTATCTGAGGCGGAGCCCTGACCAGTGCAGCTCGCAGGGGAGCATGGAAAGCCTGGAGCCTAGCGGCGGATACCCACACTGCCACCTCCTCTCCCCGGCCAAGTCCACGAGCAGCATCGACCAGCTCGGCCACCTCCACAACAAAAGAGACTCTGCCTACAGCTCCTTCTCCACCAGTTCCAGCATCCTCGAGTACCCGCCCCCTGCCGGCTCCGGCAGAGAACGGTCAGGCTCCGTGGACATGATCTCCGCCAGAGGAGGCCTCCTGGAAGGGATGAGGCAGGCAGACATTCGCTATGTCAAGACAGTCTACGATACCCGGAGGGGAGTGTCCTCAGAGTATGAGGTGAACCCTTCAGCCTTGCTCCTTCCAGGCAGGGATGCCCACATGCCCGCAGATAGTCAGGGCTGTGCTAAATGGCATAGCGTTCCTCGGGGCAAGGGAGCGCCACCCTCAACTTGGGGCCAGCAGTGCTCCGGTTCCCTGGAGACCTCCACTGACAACCTGCCCCATAAAGTGGGCGCACCCATGCCCCCCACTCGGAGTGACAGTTATGCTGCCTTCCGGCACCGTGAGCGCCCCAGCTCCTGGTCCAGCCTTGATCAGAAAAGGCTGTGCCGGCCTCAGACGAGCTCTTCCGGCTCCCTGAAAGCCCCGTTCATCGAGGAACAGCTGCATACCGTCCCAGAGAGGAGTCCAGAGAACAGCCCCCCAGTGAAGCCCAAGCATCCGTACACTCAGAAGACGCAGCCGGGCCAACCTCTCCTGGCCACTGGCATCTATCCAGTGCCGTCTCCGGAGCCTCACTTTGCCCAGGTGCCCCAGCCCTCCGTGGGTAGCAATGGTACAGTCTACCCCGCCCTGGTCAAAGAGAGCAGCTACACAGCTGCCCAGGAAGCTTGCAACAAGATGGCTGCCTTAGATGAGAACGGGAATCGAAAGGAAGCCAGCAGGCCTGGGTTTGCCTTCTGCCAGCCCCTAGAACACGGCTCAGTGACCCCGGTGGAGAGAAAGTCAGAACCCACGGCCAAATATGTCTCCTACAAGGTCCATTTTTCCTCAGTGCCTGAAAATGAAGATTCCTCCCTGAAGAAACATGCCACGCCTCCCCAGGGCAACAGCCCATATCCCAGCGAGAGAAAGAACACCCACGGCAGCAGGGCGTGTTCGAACCCCCACGGCCTCTCATCCCCTCAGGCCCAGGCCTTAAACGTGAGCGATGACAGGAGGCCTTCCAGGCCCCCTCCGCCTTGGGAGGGCGACTTCCAGGAAGATCACAACGCCAACCTCAGACAGAAACTCGAGAGGGATGGCCAAGGCCAGAGCCTGTCAGGCAACTTCGGCAGGACCAAGTCGGCCTTCTCCTCTCTCCAGAATATCCCGGAGAGTCTAAAAAGACAAAATAGCGCGGAGCTAGGAGGAGAAGCCCAGGAGGTGTACCCGGGGGGCAGGCCCACCTGTGCCCTCAACACCACGGTGGAGGACCCCGGGAGGAAAGCGGGGCCTGACAGCAGGGCCTACCTGGACAGGGCTCTTTCCTATCCAAGGCCCGAGGGGACAGCGAAGGTCGCAGAATCCTTGCACCCTGCAGACACGAGATATGAAGAGCCAACAGACCCGCCGCTGCACCACACACCCGGTGCTGGCCAGAGGAGACTCAGCACCAGCAGCGCCTCGGCCCTGCAGTACAGGAAGCCCCAGTGCTCCGTGCTGGAGAAGGTTTCCAAGATAGAAGAGCGAGAGCAAGGGCGCCACCGACTCCCGAGTGTGGGCAGCTCCACTTATGGCCTTAACTATCGGCCCGGTAGGACGGGCCCAACCCCCAGTACTCCCGGTAGTGACTTCGAGGATACAAAAGCCAGCAGCACCCGTGTCTCGGACTCCACTGAGCCCCTGCGCAACGGGGAGCAGAACCCCAAACCCGGGGAGTCTAAGCACGAAGAGGCTCCGCGGCAGCAGGGCGGCCCGCAGCCGAGGAGGGCTGCTGCGGATGGCCGCGGGCCCCCCGCCCGAGGCAGCGAGCCCCCGAGGCCCGACGGCCGCCTGCTCCGCAGCCAGAGCACCTTCCAGCTCTACTGCGGCGACGAGGCGGAGAGAGAATCGTCGTGGTCCGAGGACAGGCCCGGCACCCCGGAGTCGCCCCTGCTGGACGCGCCCTTCAGCCGCGCCTACAGGAACAGCATCAAGGATGCGCAGTCCCGCGTCCTGGGGGCCACCTCGTTTCGCCGCCGAGACCTGGAGCCGGCCACCCCGGCCACCTCGAGGCCCTGGCGCCCGCGACCCGCCTCTGCGCACGTGGGCATGCGGAGCCCCGAGGCCACGGCGCCCACGGCCTCCCCGCACACCCCCCGGGAGCGACACAGCGTGACCCCGGCCGCACCCCAGGCCGCCCGCCGGGGTGGCGCCCGCCGGCGCCTCACGCCCGAGCAGAAAAAGCGCTCGTACTCGGAGCCCGAGAAGATGAACGAGGTGGGGGTCTCAGAGGAGGCCGAGGCCGCGCCCCGCGGGCCCCCGAGGCCGGCGCCGCTGCGCTTCTCGGAGAGCACCGTGGCCGACCGGCGCCGCATCTTCGAGCGCGACGGCAAAGCCTGCTCCACGCTCAGCCTGTCGGGCCCCGAGCTCAAGCAGTTCCAGCAGAGCGCCCTGGCCGACTACATCCAGCGCAAGACCGGCAAGCGGCCGGCCTCCGCCGCCTGCCCCCTGGAGCCCGGGCCGCCGGAACGCGGCGCGCGCGGCCCCAGCCTGGCCTCCGCCTCCAGCCTGAGCTCGCTGCTGCGGGAGCCCGAGGCGCCGCCCCGCTGGGAGCACCCCCACCCGTCCGCCGCGGAGGCCCTGCAGGCGCCCCGAGATCGCAGCAGCTCCTTCGCCAACGGACGCCTAGCTGGCGAGCGACGACGCTGGGACCCTCAGCCCCCCAGGCAGCCGCCCAGCGGGCCCACCTGTGCACCGAGGGGCGCCCAGAGAACGGACAGGAACCCCGACGGGCCGCCCCCCTGGGGCATGGCGGCCGGGAAGGCGGGGAAGTCCAAGTCGGCCGAGGATCTGCTGGAGCGCTCCGATACCCTGGCGGTCCCCGTACACGTGCGGTCCAGGTCGTCTCCCACCTCAGACAAGAAAGGCCAGGTAGGTGCAGCCAAGCCAGCTGGCCTAGGACTGGCCCTCCTAACCTCTGTCCTTGGtttagcttctttcttttcttttcagtataGGAAAGTTAtattgtttgttgcttttctgtggCCTTCCCGCTCAACCTTACCTGGTTTCCGTGCAAAGATAACAGTTGTCTTATGGTTGTCTGCAGTACTGGCAGTTGAACACGGGGTTCCGCGCGTGCCAAGCACGCTGTAACCACAGAGCTGCCCCCAGCCagccccttctcctttctcttttgatATAGGATCTCACTACattgactaggctggcctcgaactttcCAGTCCTTCGTTCTCAGAAGCCCAAGTATTTGAAATAAACCTTGGCCACCAGGTCTGGCTGTTGACATAGTatggtgtgcgtgcgtgcgtgcgtgcgtgcgtgcgtgcgtgcatgtgtaagATTTTAGGAGTTATCTCATCTCCCAGTACGTTGAAacacgtgtgcatgtgtctcACACACCCTTTCTGTCTAGGAATATTCTCTCCCCAGTGTAACTCCCACCAAAGGCTGCAGTACTGCTTTCTTGCTGATGATCACTTAAAATCCTTAgatacaagtttttttttcagcTAATTTGCCCAGCAGTAGTTTACTATGTAGAACTCCAAgcaatttcttcttctcttccaataTTGTAAAGATGATGTGATTTTTATGGAAAAGTGGGTGGTGTGGGGCAGAGTGCtggctttgaatcccagcacttcaggaggcagacccatctctgagttcaaggccagcctggtctatataatgagttccagcaTAGCCGGGGCTATGCagaaagatcctgtcttaaaagatAGAAAAGCATAGACAAAAAACAAATCTTCTGTTAGATGTCATTATTCTGTCCTGGGGAGTTGGTTGGATGAGAAATTGTTTGCTTTGCCCCCTAAAAATTTCATAAGCCGATCACTTGGGAAATAGAGTTCAAGTgggctctttgttttgttttggagaagtGGTGAGGTTTCATAAAATACCAATTAAATACTTTGTGTTGTTTGAGAAACTTTTTAGAAAGGTAACTGAACACAAAAAGGCATTCAGATGCTCTTTTATCGAGGACCAAAACTGCCACTCTTAGTTGTTATTTAATCGGGGACTGTGAAGCCAGGGGGAAACAGTCAGGACATATTTAGGTCTGCACCAACACTCTGAGACATTCTTGAGCTGGCTTCTGCAGCCAGCAGCTAGTCCCTGCCTGACCAAAGCCCGTAGGTTAACTGCAGCATGCTCTTCATCTCCTACCTTATTTGTGGTTAAAACAAGGGGCCTCAGGGTGGAATAGCTTGGCAGTGGAAATCCATCGTGTGCAGGAAGGGGTGGAGTATGACAAAATCTGTTCCTACTTGGGTTATGGAGTCAAGGTGAATTGTGTTTTTCAGAACTATAAATTTAGATTTTTAGTTTTTAGAATCCTAAGTTTAGAGAACTTTCCtgttatctggttttatgttttgttttgttttttagagattcagttaataaaaaattttttccTCTAGCTTCAGTGAACTAAAACAAGGTACCTTAAGTAACTTTGTACAGACTGAGTTAAAAACCAAATTTTGCAGAGTTCATTTCTGGCACTGTGCACTTGAACTCTCTGTGAGCATCCTTCTCAAAAATCTGCCAGGTGCTTTCCCCAAAACAAGTCCTCATGGAAATCAATTCCCCTGTGTATAATGCTTGATAATTTAGAGGCCTGAAATAACTGTAATAGGCCATCACATTGAGCTACAGATAGCCTGAGAGCTACTCTAAAACTTGACAAGATGGGGCTTCTCCCTCACTATCTTGACATTCTCCCTGAAAAATGCAGCACCCATTTTTCTCCCCTTGTAGTCATCTTTGTTTGAAGAGTACAGTTGCAGAGCAGATGAATGTTAGGGACGGGAGCCTCAGTGCTCATTAGACTCCGTTTGTTTTCACTGATGTTCAGTGATGCTCGACAAACCTGAGCATCTTTAAGTGCTGGCTCCTCTGCAAAGCTGCAGAAAGC encodes the following:
- the Shroom3 gene encoding protein Shroom3 isoform X1, which translates into the protein MKTPETLEEPSAPPNPGGTPGERFVYLEALLEGGAPWGFTLKGGLEHGEPLIISKIEEGGKADSVSSGLQAGDEVVHINEMALSSSRREAVSLVKGSYKTLRLVVRRDACAEPGHADPGASNSLSSELLNCGPQHRKATWSGGVKLRLKQRCSEPAARPHSWHTTKLGENQPDASMMQISQGTMGPPWHQSYHSSSSTSDLSNYEHAYLRRSPDQCSSQGSMESLEPSGGYPHCHLLSPAKSTSSIDQLGHLHNKRDSAYSSFSTSSSILEYPPPAGSGRERSGSVDMISARGGLLEGMRQADIRYVKTVYDTRRGVSSEYEVNPSALLLPGRDAHMPADSQGCAKWHSVPRGKGAPPSTWGQQCSGSLETSTDNLPHKVGAPMPPTRSDSYAAFRHRERPSSWSSLDQKRLCRPQTSSSGSLKAPFIEEQLHTVPERSPENSPPVKPKHPYTQKTQPGQPLLATGIYPVPSPEPHFAQVPQPSVGSNGTVYPALVKESSYTAAQEACNKMAALDENGNRKEASRPGFAFCQPLEHGSVTPVERKSEPTAKYVSYKVHFSSVPENEDSSLKKHATPPQGNSPYPSERKNTHGSRACSNPHGLSSPQAQALNVSDDRRPSRPPPPWEGDFQEDHNANLRQKLERDGQGQSLSGNFGRTKSAFSSLQNIPESLKRQNSAELGGEAQEVYPGGRPTCALNTTVEDPGRKAGPDSRAYLDRALSYPRPEGTAKVAESLHPADTRYEEPTDPPLHHTPGAGQRRLSTSSASALQYRKPQCSVLEKVSKIEEREQGRHRLPSVGSSTYGLNYRPGRTGPTPSTPGSDFEDTKASSTRVSDSTEPLRNGEQNPKPGESKHEEAPRQQGGPQPRRAAADGRGPPARGSEPPRPDGRLLRSQSTFQLYCGDEAERESSWSEDRPGTPESPLLDAPFSRAYRNSIKDAQSRVLGATSFRRRDLEPATPATSRPWRPRPASAHVGMRSPEATAPTASPHTPRERHSVTPAAPQAARRGGARRRLTPEQKKRSYSEPEKMNEVGVSEEAEAAPRGPPRPAPLRFSESTVADRRRIFERDGKACSTLSLSGPELKQFQQSALADYIQRKTGKRPASAACPLEPGPPERGARGPSLASASSLSSLLREPEAPPRWEHPHPSAAEALQAPRDRSSSFANGRLAGERRRWDPQPPRQPPSGPTCAPRGAQRTDRNPDGPPPWGMAAGKAGKSKSAEDLLERSDTLAVPVHVRSRSSPTSDKKGQDVPLREHGGFGFVKDPCCLPGPGSRSLSCSDRGQKELASPLHHPAPCWNSSGCKGNVGSSAPVECSGAPDHPKQPRAPFPRPLLVGMPGHFPDARAFSVAPLSPPLLSPAPSSYHSQLAIDEQTERSGQTRQPLPSPSSAVTYRNNSHSLSRPPSPRCHEVSSPEHGLEEGMWKRASLPQRPPPPWAKWTHAVREDGLPEDASLPELANAKHYKHQMSLQSSCSTSDPDTPGRISLRISESALQTSPPPRGDFDDDVFVKDLRPKLTSSPSFDTLPPPPPPSQETLANGSDDFPPPPPPATCEASPDSEADEEPGSSSSCRLPRVTATSERHTPGAATPPQTPPKGSEAESSMPCRENAQPQLASPPGKQPSPSQTRNLAHEPISRTQDTGEKIHAEPQKTSEDIRTEALAKEIVHQDKSLADILDPDSRMKTTMDLMEGLFPRDANVLKESSSKRKALEVTTRHPGCEAKTSDDKEAVGALVHCPAYYSVSAAKAELLNKIKDMPEEVPEEEEPEDVNEKKAELIGSLTHKLETLQEAKGSLLMDIKLNNALGEEVEALISELCKPNEFDKYKMFIGDLEKVVNLLLSLSGRLARVENVLSGLGEDASKEERSSLNEKRKVLAGQHEDARELKENLDRRERVVLAILANYLSAEQLQDYQHFVKMKSTLLIEQRKLDDKIKLGQEQVKCLLESLPSDFRPKAGALPLPPALTSHGTPGGTSVLSGVPPTLTSPL